A window of the Xenopus laevis strain J_2021 chromosome 9_10L, Xenopus_laevis_v10.1, whole genome shotgun sequence genome harbors these coding sequences:
- the stk11ip.L gene encoding serine/threonine-protein kinase 11-interacting protein isoform X2, whose protein sequence is MPSEAPESLVQALAQILHEHGDKVLDGSRILTLLTPCLQVVTRLFEQLFPRGPGTGFQALPAHPADSVPILRAQFMLDMLQKTPSLKLVHPAECPRQFDVNIFPFKSLRSLELRCLPPHCLRGLRSVYSQLEVLICYRCVSSLEEVISLCGGDLSSALPWLELHTLDFSYNTLKDLDSSLELLNSLKILDLSHNQITECGSYLKVLSELQYLNLGYNYLTAVPELSIGTTAKLHSLILRHNQLSSICGLEHLPNLQHLDLSYNLLLEHSKLSSLTRLHNLKQLFLEGNPFFFQKDYRALTAQHLSPKAFDKLLLDGSLLSGSEIMNAQMFGEKVRLQPSSSATESSCTGDLTDSYSAAEKSAPRLLRKKSRVKVRTASISERSDSEYEQRGQPVVLQHQRDIERTDSFREQFGVDWLQYRSHLESELDPDYVNSSHTSPPRASPSPTNPNTDLKHTSPSPAPECPRPPSPKTSVITPDNELMEKVEEGLEEHLWGLQEAKKTSEEEGLIGEALCSPVVVCPVLNGQPRNPDWPWVFLRITHHFLLEMDPERGRILLKRELHSLRGIQKSSAPWNCNGEEQELPLLTLSFESVCEEKQTVNYVVLDNSPESSVTILLDLLHPMLERNLREKAESQDDLTRMQCLKCKTEFRHEVDRGDICNPESIQQRKDPTAKGLHRNHTGDASCPSCGSLHIILATLNSIGEVSTPLRPVSTEPPQDNYVGGGQATTSFYLSDEEDSSEADSSPNTAPSEAERTVFYSFDTEGQDQQLAMDTGRSSLTGSYKYTALSQSGILPQDGWQISPGTTQTLDFRLVDHRLKLYIDMEVLDGDMEEFRCCMKVPVVCFGKALEFWALVAVSNQKIYFLEITGEIRGNPGDWLQPAESQSLTLLTHLHVGLQEQSLHLGFDSCGGAYTLLTRNQHHCRVFTKQILEILSELPARYHSNLQQSSEESITPHHRLWPFIHDKLGMAESNSPPEFLYVLLFFLRDSQLPLVNTASPAALTQGARAASPVSLLITRTHMYLLEEDHQWLPDTRTNELPDNMQMKEKQPISNISSVHLIKSASLHLRIHLYNETQQNESAWLLWTEDPEKPREIVEWLREPWEAEYHIHFNPVIHDT, encoded by the exons ATGCCATCAGAAGCTCCAGAATCACTTGTCCAAGCCCTTGCCCAGATCTTACATGAGCATG GAGATAAGGTGTTGGACGGGAGCCGTATCCTGACACTCCTAACCCCATGCCTGCAGGTTGTTACGCGCCTGTTTGAACAGCTGTTCCCGCGGGGCCCGGGGACTGGTTTCCAGGCACTTCCAGCCCACCCTGCAGACAGCGTTCCTATCTTAAGGGCGCAATTTATGCTCGATATGCTCCAGAAAACACCATCTCTCAAG CTCGTCCATCCAGCAGAGTGCCCGCGTCAGTTTGATGTGAACATATTCCCCTTTAAGTCCCTTCGTAGTCTGGAG TTGCGCTGTCTTCCTCCACACTGTCTCCGTGGCCTTCGTTCTGTGTATTCACAGCTGGAGGTTCTGATCTGCTACAGATGTGTCAGCAGCTTAGAG GAAGTTATATCTCTGTGCGGCGGAGATCTGAGCTCAGCTCTTCCATGGCTTGAGTTACATACTCTGGATTTCAGCTATAATACCCTCAAAGATCTAGACAGTTCATTG GAATTGTTAAACAGTCTCAAGATTTTGGATTTAAGCCACAATCAAATCACAGAATGTGGTTCCTATTTGAAG GTTCTGTCAGAGCTTCAATACCTTAACCTGGGATATAACTATTTGACAGCAGTGCCAGAGCTCAGTATAGGAACCACGGCTAAACTGCATAGCCTCATCCTGAGACACAACCAACTATCCAGCATCTGCG GGCTAGAGCATCTCCCTAATTTGCAGCACCTTGACCTGTCCTATAATTTGCTGCTAGAACATTCAAAACTCTCAAGCTTGACAAGACTGCACAACCTGAAACAG cTCTTTCTTGAGGGGAAcccttttttctttcaaaaagacTATCGTGCATTAACGGCACAGCATCTGTCCCCCAAGGCCTTTGACAAG TTGTTATTAGATGGGAGTTTACTGTCCGGCTCGGAGATAATG AATGCACAGATGTTTGGGGAGAAGGTCAGGCTGCAGCCAAGCAGTTCAGCAACTGAGAGCTCCTGCACCGGAGACCTGACCGACAGCTATTCTGCTGCTGAAAAATCTGCTCCCCGGCTCCTACGGAAGAAATCCAGG GTTAAAGTCCGCACAGCAAGTATCTCTGAGCGCAGCGACAGCGAGTATGAACAGCGTGGGCAGCCAGTTG TTCTGCAGCACCAGAGAGATATTGAGCGCACTGACAGTTTTCGGGAGCAGTTTGGGGTCGATTGGTTGCAGTACAGATCCCACTTGGAGAGTGAGTTGGATCCAGATTATGTGAACAGCTCTCACACATCACCTCCCAGGGCCTCTCCATCTCCTACAAACCCGAACACTGACCTTAAACATACGAGTCCGTCTCCAGCACCCGAGTGCCCCAGGCCACCCAGCCCAAAGACCAGCGTTATCACGCCCGATAATGAATTAATGGAGAAAGTAGAGGAAGGGCTTGAGGAACATTTGTGGGGACTGCAGGAAGCAAAGAAGACAAGTGAAGAAGAGGGATTGATAGGAG AAGCCTTGTGTTCCCCAGTAGTGGTTTGCCCCGTCCTGAATGGGCAGCCAAGAAACCCAGACTGGCCATGGGTTTTCTTGAGGATCACACACCACTTTCTGTTGGAGATGGACCCTGAGCGAGGACGGATTTTGCTTAAGAGAGAATTGCACAGTCTTCGAGGGATACAAAAATCTTCGGCTCCCTGGAACTGCAAT GGAGAGGAGCAAGAGTTGCCTTTACTGACCCTCAGCTTTGAATCCGTGTGTGAGGAGAAGCAGACTGTGAATTATGTTGTATTGGACAATTCTCCCGAGAGCTCTGTAACG ATTTTGCTGGATTTGCTACATCCCATGTTGGAGAGAAACCTGAGGGAGAAAGCAGAGTCCCAGGATGATCTTACAAGGATGCAGTGTCTAAAATGCAAAACTGAATTTAGGCATGAGGTTGATAGAGGAGACATCTGCAACCCTGAATCTATACAACAGCGGAAAGATCCCACTGCCAAGGGACTACACAGAAACCATACAG GGGATGCTTCCTGCCCATCCTGTGGTAGTCTGCACATCATTCTAGCAACCTTAAATTCCATTGGAGAGGTCAGCACCCCACTGCGCCCTGTCTCTACTGAGCCACCTCAAGATAATTATGTTGGAGGAGGACAGGCTACCACGTCCTTTTACCTGAGTGATGAAGAAGACAGCTCGGAAGCAGACAGCAGCCCCAACACTGCTCCAAGTGAAGCAGAGAGAACTGTCTTCTATAGTTTTGATACTGAAGGTCAGGACCAACAACTGGCTATGGACACAGGGAGGAGCAGCCTCACAGGCAGCTACAAATACACAGCTTTAAGCCAGAGTGGCATCCTACCCCAAGATGGCTGGCAGATTAGTCCTG GTACTACTCAGACCCTGGATTTTCGGCTGGTGGATCATCGCCTCAAGCTGTACATAGACATGGAAGTCTTGGATGGTGACATGGAGGAATTCCGCTGTTGTATGAAG GTGCCTGTGGTTTGCTTTGGAAAGGCTTTAGAATTTTGGGCTCTAGTTGCAGTCTCAAATCAGAAGATCTATTTCCTGGAGATAACTGGAGAGATCAG AGGGAACCCCGGTGATTGGTTACAACCAGCAGAGTCCCAGAGTCTCACCTTACTCACACACTTGCACGTTGGACTGCAGGAGCAGAGTTTGCATTTGGGATTTGACAGCTGTGGAGGTGCATACACACTTCTGACAAGAAACCAGCACCATTGCAGAGTGTTTACAAAGCAGATATTAG AAATACTGTCTGAACTCCCTGCAAGGTATCACAGTAATCTTCAGCAAAGCTCAGAGGAATCCATAACCCCCCACCACAGACTGTG GCCTTTCATACACGATAAGCTTGGAATGGCGGAGAGTAACAGCCCCCCTGAGTTTCTCTATGTGTTGCTGTTCTTCTTGcgag ACTCCCAGCTACCTCTGGTAAatactgcttcacctgctgcacTGACACAAGGGGCGAGGGCTGCCTCCCCTGTCTCTCTCCTGATCACACGCACCCACATGTACCTTCTAGAGGAGGATCATCAGTGGCTTCCTGATACCCGCACCAATGAACTACCTGACAACATGCAAATGAAGgaaaagcagccaatcagcaatatCAGCTCCGTACATCTCATAAAATCCGCATCCCTTCACCTCCGTATCCATCTTTATAATGAG ACACAGCAGAATGAGAGCGCATGGCTCCTATGGACTGAAGACCCAGAAAAGCCCAGAGAGATTGTGGAGTGGCTCAGGGAACCATGGGAAGCAGAGTATCACATTCACTTTAATCCTGTTATCCATGATACTTGA